From the Ilumatobacteraceae bacterium genome, the window GTCGTCGCCCGTGAGCGCGGCGACGTCGATCGACCCGGCGGCCACCTCGACGTCGTGCACGAGATCGTGCCACCGAGCACCGGGAACGGCGACGGACGCGTCCAGGTCGGATGCGCCCGGTCGGACGGCGACGGTGGTCACGGCGGGTACGCCGTCGGGGTCGGCCCGGGCGAACGCGATGACCCGTCGTGCATCGGGGCCGTCCGACTCCAGCGGCACGTAGCCGGCACGGGGACCGAACGCTGCCGCGTGCTCGCGGCGGGCGGCGAACACGCGCCCGACGAACCGTGTGCGTGCGAGGTCGGGCTCGTCGAGGTCGATGGGAGCGTTTCGGGCCAGAGCGTCGTCGACCAGGTCGCCCCACGCCGACCATCCGGGTCGGCGTCGGTTGTCGGGATCGACGAGCGACAGCAACTCGCGGGGCGCGCCCTGGTACAGGTCGGGCACGCCGGGGCAGGTGAGCTGCAGTGCGAGGAGCCGCAGACCGATCGAACTGCCTGGCCCCACGACGTCGGATGCCATCCGGGCGAGCGGCGTGCGCTCATCGCCGGCTTCGTCGACCAGCGTGGTCGCGAGCGAGTGCAGGGCAGCTTCGTACGTGTCGTCGGGCTCGGTCCAGCTGGTGACGAGGTCGGCTTCTCTCGAGGCCTTGACGAGGTACTGGTGGAGGCGGTCGGCGTCGAGCGGCCACGCCGCCACGACCGTCTGGAGCGCGAGCGACACGTCGGTCGTGTGGAGCGACCCGAGGTCGTGCTCCGAGATCCACGCTCGCACGAGGTCGGACCATTCGTCGGCCCGGGTCACCAACGCGAGCGATCGGGCACGTACCGCCGCCGAGCGCTTGGTGTCGTGGGTGGTCGCGGTCAACATCGTGGTCGGCCAGCCCGACTGGACCCGCTGCTGGTGGTTGTGGAAATCCGCGACGTCGAGCGTCCAGGTGCCAGGGCTGCCGCCGACCTCACACATCGACGACAGTCGCTGGTGCCGGTAGAAGGCCCGGTCTTCCGCCCCCTTGGCCATCACCGGGCCGGTGAGCTGCTGCCACCGGGTTCGCACGACGTCGTCGGTGCGGACGAGGGAGGCGACGGCCGCGATGGCGGCGGCGTGTTGCGGTGTACGTCCGAGCGCCACCTGCTCGGCGGTGTCGAGTACGGCGACCGACTCGGGGTCGGGCAGGTAGGTGCGGTACCGATCGAGGGCGAGCGTCAACTCGACGAATCCGGTCCGGAGATCTTCGTCGGACGGCCCCCGGT encodes:
- the treY gene encoding malto-oligosyltrehalose synthase, with the translated sequence MNAPADRPLVATYRLQLTPTFGFAQATGLIESIASLGASHLYLSPVAEAMAGSSHGYDVVDHRRVRTEFGGEAGLFDLLDAAGAAGLGVIIDHVPNHASVERPDLNPSWWEMLRGGPESPAAAWFDVDWEYAGGKVIIPQLGAPVAELVERGELTVAAGDDGHEIRYGPLRYPMAAGTEDLPIDEALAAQHFELEWWRSPRRNVRRFFTIDNLVALCVEHDDVAAAVDTIPRLLAEHEAFAGVRVDHVDGLADPEGYLRALRSVIGDRWLVVEKILAPDETLPTSWPVAGTTGYEQVTAAEHTLLDPSGLDPLDGLWRELAAESGQPHEFHALEATARREVLDGGLRPDLDRLVRAVRRDRGPSDEDLRTGFVELTLALDRYRTYLPDPESVAVLDTAEQVALGRTPQHAAAIAAVASLVRTDDVVRTRWQQLTGPVMAKGAEDRAFYRHQRLSSMCEVGGSPGTWTLDVADFHNHQQRVQSGWPTTMLTATTHDTKRSAAVRARSLALVTRADEWSDLVRAWISEHDLGSLHTTDVSLALQTVVAAWPLDADRLHQYLVKASREADLVTSWTEPDDTYEAALHSLATTLVDEAGDERTPLARMASDVVGPGSSIGLRLLALQLTCPGVPDLYQGAPRELLSLVDPDNRRRPGWSAWGDLVDDALARNAPIDLDEPDLARTRFVGRVFAARREHAAAFGPRAGYVPLESDGPDARRVIAFARADPDGVPAVTTVAVRPGASDLDASVAVPGARWHDLVHDVEVAAGSIDVAALTGDDGVAVLRRS